Proteins from a single region of Dysosmobacter acutus:
- a CDS encoding PqqD family peptide modification chaperone: MAKKENFLDWVPEVNPAFRWEEREDGTVVIHMTHGGVFDRIAQTVAHTPPVSHIALDGYGSYLWRQMDGTSTVGQLAERMLDQFGPEVEPLYNRLVCYLNTLWSGRLIRFADASPMPGTASRGTRGARGRSWAANAARRK, encoded by the coding sequence GTGGCAAAGAAGGAGAACTTTCTGGACTGGGTGCCTGAGGTCAATCCGGCGTTCCGGTGGGAGGAGCGGGAGGATGGCACGGTGGTCATCCATATGACCCACGGCGGCGTTTTTGACCGCATTGCCCAGACTGTGGCCCATACGCCGCCGGTGAGCCATATCGCACTGGACGGCTACGGCAGCTACCTGTGGCGCCAGATGGACGGAACTTCTACGGTTGGCCAGCTGGCGGAGCGGATGCTGGATCAGTTTGGACCCGAGGTGGAACCGCTTTACAACAGGCTGGTCTGCTACCTGAACACCCTTTGGAGCGGACGGCTGATCCGGTTTGCGGACGCTTCCCCGATGCCGGGAACGGCAAGTCGCGGCACCCGCGGAGCGCGGGGGAGATCATGGGCGGCCAACGCCGCAAGGAGGAAATAG
- a CDS encoding OPT family oligopeptide transporter — translation MEENKPYVPADRVMPELTVVSVVLGVVLAVLFGGANAYLGLRVGMTVSASVPAAVISMGVIRKLMRRNSILENNMVQTIGSAGESVASGAIFTLPALFMWAGEGLGDMPSLLEIGLIALCGGVLGVLLMIPLRSALIVKEHAVLAYPEGQACAEVLIAGEEGGTRASVVFSGLGIAGLYKFIADGLKAFPSEIAYDIHGYRGSGIGVDVLPALAGVGYICGVRVSSYLFAGGVLGWFVLMPLIALFGGDAVLFPATVSVNELLQEGSSALWGSFIRYIGAGAVAAGGIISLIKSLPLIARTFRDALGGYGKNGLGTLRTEQDLSMGFLLAAVAVVAAALWLIPVIPLTLPTALLVIIFSFFFATVSSRMVGLIGSSNNPVSGMAIATLLISTLLLKAAGETGIEGMTAAITIGSVICIVAAIAGDTSQDLKTGFLLGATPRKQQIGELIGCTASAIAIGAILYLLSIAWGYDSTELPAPQATLMKLVVEGVMGGNLPWTLVGVGVMIAVAAEVLGIPVLPFAIGLYLPIYLSTPIMAGALVRHFVEKRRYRSEEEKDGAVRSGVLYASGLIAGEGLVGIVLALFAVIPFRGYASFGAFLDLSNRGVGIGSVGGLVAFSLLLTSLWWAAARGRDGN, via the coding sequence ATGGAAGAGAACAAACCCTATGTCCCCGCGGATCGGGTGATGCCTGAGCTGACAGTGGTTTCCGTGGTGTTAGGCGTGGTGCTGGCCGTCCTCTTTGGGGGCGCCAACGCGTATCTGGGGCTGCGGGTGGGGATGACGGTCTCCGCCTCCGTCCCCGCGGCGGTCATCTCCATGGGGGTGATCCGCAAGCTGATGCGCCGCAACTCCATTTTGGAAAACAACATGGTGCAGACCATCGGCTCCGCCGGGGAATCGGTGGCCTCCGGGGCCATATTTACGCTGCCGGCGCTGTTCATGTGGGCGGGAGAGGGCCTGGGCGACATGCCGTCGCTCCTTGAGATCGGGCTGATCGCCCTGTGCGGAGGCGTCTTGGGCGTGCTGTTGATGATCCCGCTGCGCAGCGCGCTGATCGTCAAAGAGCATGCCGTACTGGCCTATCCGGAGGGGCAGGCCTGCGCCGAGGTGCTCATCGCCGGGGAAGAGGGAGGCACCAGAGCCTCGGTGGTGTTCTCCGGCCTGGGGATCGCGGGGCTCTACAAATTCATTGCCGACGGGCTGAAGGCGTTTCCAAGCGAGATCGCCTATGATATCCACGGCTACCGGGGCTCCGGCATCGGTGTGGATGTTTTGCCGGCCCTGGCGGGCGTGGGCTATATCTGCGGGGTCAGGGTGTCCTCCTATCTCTTTGCCGGCGGCGTGCTGGGCTGGTTTGTGCTCATGCCTCTCATCGCGCTCTTCGGCGGAGATGCGGTGCTGTTCCCCGCCACCGTGTCGGTCAATGAGCTGCTTCAGGAAGGTTCTTCGGCGCTCTGGGGCAGCTTCATCCGCTATATCGGCGCGGGCGCCGTGGCGGCGGGCGGAATCATCAGCCTGATCAAATCCCTCCCCCTGATTGCGCGCACCTTCCGGGACGCCCTGGGAGGCTATGGCAAAAACGGACTGGGGACGCTCCGCACGGAGCAGGACCTCTCCATGGGATTTTTGCTGGCGGCGGTGGCCGTGGTGGCGGCCGCCCTGTGGCTGATCCCGGTGATCCCGCTCACGCTGCCCACCGCGCTGCTGGTCATCATCTTTTCCTTTTTCTTTGCCACCGTGTCCTCCCGGATGGTGGGGCTGATCGGTTCCTCCAACAACCCGGTCTCCGGAATGGCCATCGCGACGCTGCTGATCTCCACGCTGCTGTTGAAGGCTGCGGGCGAAACGGGGATTGAGGGAATGACCGCAGCCATCACTATCGGCTCTGTGATCTGCATCGTGGCAGCCATTGCCGGAGATACCTCTCAGGACCTGAAGACCGGCTTTCTCTTAGGCGCGACGCCCCGCAAGCAGCAGATCGGAGAACTGATCGGCTGCACGGCGTCGGCCATCGCCATCGGCGCCATACTCTATCTTCTCTCCATCGCCTGGGGATACGACTCCACGGAGCTGCCCGCCCCACAGGCCACGCTGATGAAGCTGGTGGTGGAAGGCGTCATGGGCGGAAACCTGCCCTGGACTCTGGTGGGGGTGGGTGTGATGATCGCCGTGGCGGCGGAGGTCCTTGGGATCCCAGTGCTGCCCTTTGCCATTGGGCTGTATCTGCCCATTTACCTCTCCACCCCGATCATGGCCGGCGCGCTGGTCCGGCACTTTGTGGAAAAGCGCCGCTACCGCTCGGAAGAGGAGAAGGACGGCGCGGTGCGCTCCGGTGTGCTCTACGCCTCCGGACTCATTGCCGGAGAGGGGCTTGTGGGTATTGTGCTGGCCCTGTTTGCCGTGATCCCCTTTCGGGGATATGCGTCCTTCGGCGCGTTCCTGGATCTTTCGAACCGGGGCGTCGGCATCGGCAGCGTGGGCGGGCTGGTCGCCTTTTCGTTGCTGCTTACAAGCCTCTGGTGGGCCGCCGCACGGGGACGGGACGGCAATTGA
- a CDS encoding MATE family efflux transporter, with protein sequence MHFETMQPTRLFFHCAIPSMISMAVSSLYTVADGIFVGRFIGQDALAAVNLVMPLVMICFALADMVAVGSSVQISILLGRREEDQARLTFSSCVKLIAAFSCLAGVLGFFLSRPVLLTMGAGENVTELAAQYIRVYALFSPLVMVFFAIDNYLRVCGKARYSMVLNVVTALGNILLDFVFIVLLRWGIWSAALASCLSLSLGTVLAMAPFFRKKLTLYFVRGVIPLRQLGHLLANGSSELFTNIASSAMMLILNAVLLRIGGSLAVAAVSVVLYVDSIVNSLVFGLADSMQPAISYCHGRGLRIRVRVLEQRVLLTAAAISLAALIFMRSCGGGLIALFAQKGDGALLMMSLRAMELFSLSYVVSWVDACLGSYLTALDRPGRSLAVTLCGTLVFPVLSLGILAPLWGLDGVWCMPLAAGIASAVVAVAAVAAMGRTGGAAASADSQE encoded by the coding sequence ATGCATTTTGAAACCATGCAGCCCACAAGGTTGTTTTTCCACTGCGCGATTCCCAGTATGATCAGCATGGCGGTCAGCTCCCTTTACACGGTGGCGGACGGCATCTTTGTGGGACGCTTCATCGGCCAGGATGCCTTAGCGGCGGTGAACCTGGTCATGCCGCTGGTGATGATCTGCTTTGCCCTGGCGGATATGGTGGCGGTGGGCTCATCGGTCCAGATATCCATTTTGCTGGGCCGCAGGGAGGAGGACCAGGCGAGGCTGACCTTTTCCTCCTGCGTCAAACTGATTGCCGCCTTCTCCTGCCTGGCGGGTGTGCTTGGCTTTTTCCTATCAAGGCCGGTACTGCTGACCATGGGAGCGGGGGAGAACGTGACGGAGCTGGCCGCTCAATACATCCGGGTCTACGCTCTGTTTTCCCCACTTGTGATGGTGTTTTTCGCCATTGACAACTATCTCCGTGTCTGCGGAAAGGCCCGCTACAGCATGGTGCTGAATGTGGTCACGGCGCTGGGAAACATCCTGCTGGATTTTGTGTTTATCGTCCTGCTGCGCTGGGGAATCTGGTCCGCTGCGCTGGCCAGCTGCCTGAGCCTGTCCCTTGGGACAGTGCTGGCGATGGCACCCTTTTTCCGGAAAAAGCTGACGCTCTATTTTGTCAGAGGGGTCATCCCCCTCCGTCAGCTTGGACACCTGCTGGCCAACGGTTCCTCGGAGCTGTTTACCAACATCGCAAGCTCCGCGATGATGCTGATCCTGAATGCGGTGCTGCTGCGGATCGGAGGGTCGCTGGCGGTGGCCGCCGTCTCGGTGGTCCTGTATGTGGACAGCATCGTAAACTCCCTGGTCTTTGGGCTGGCGGACTCCATGCAGCCCGCCATCAGCTACTGCCACGGCCGCGGGCTCAGAATACGGGTCCGGGTGCTGGAACAGCGGGTGCTGCTCACGGCGGCGGCCATCTCTCTGGCGGCGCTTATTTTCATGCGCAGTTGCGGCGGAGGGCTCATCGCCCTCTTTGCCCAAAAGGGCGACGGCGCGCTTTTGATGATGAGCCTGCGGGCCATGGAGCTTTTTTCCCTGTCCTATGTGGTGAGCTGGGTGGACGCCTGCCTGGGCTCCTATCTGACGGCGCTGGACCGGCCCGGCAGGTCCCTGGCGGTCACACTCTGCGGCACGCTGGTGTTCCCGGTGCTGTCGCTTGGCATCCTTGCCCCGCTGTGGGGCCTGGACGGCGTGTGGTGCATGCCTTTGGCAGCCGGCATTGCCAGCGCCGTTGTAGCGGTGGCGGCCGTGGCCGCCATGGGGCGGACGGGCGGCGCCGCTGCAAGCGCTGATTCGCAGGAATGA
- a CDS encoding MarR family winged helix-turn-helix transcriptional regulator: MDGTMEQVRSIMIGINRIDGLYYLCAKRTGLKENTLALLYALNDGKRHTQTQISEQWLIPKTTINTVVKECVEQGYVAFEPGERRREKTLFLTPEGKEHASALLSDLCQMECTALKKTLERYPADWIDALSEFAAQLTAAFGEKEERR; this comes from the coding sequence ATGGACGGGACGATGGAACAGGTGCGCAGCATCATGATCGGCATCAACCGCATTGACGGACTCTATTACCTGTGTGCAAAGCGCACGGGGCTCAAAGAGAACACCCTTGCCCTGCTCTATGCGCTCAACGACGGGAAGCGCCATACCCAGACCCAGATCAGCGAGCAGTGGCTCATCCCCAAGACCACGATTAATACGGTGGTAAAAGAGTGCGTGGAGCAGGGGTATGTGGCCTTTGAGCCGGGGGAGCGCAGGCGGGAAAAGACGCTTTTTCTGACCCCGGAGGGCAAGGAGCACGCGAGCGCCCTTCTCTCAGACCTCTGTCAAATGGAATGCACGGCGCTGAAAAAGACGCTGGAGCGCTATCCGGCTGACTGGATCGACGCCCTTTCGGAATTTGCCGCGCAGCTGACGGCGGCCTTTGGGGAAAAGGAGGAGCGCCGCTGA